A window of the Deltaproteobacteria bacterium genome harbors these coding sequences:
- a CDS encoding OmpA family protein — translation MSPTLKAGRRLISLLVFIFVLLAPIFSYATATRFSVFRAYPSALHNDFQFIYGSQGLFHLEWEAGTQLDIAYRPMEGSTRTIIDTVFTEHFFAGIGLFDWFSLGADLPIAWFNRFQQPSGTGGFENALDMGDLRIDLKFEILSPYRYPVGIAVVPFIHLPTGNAQNFVGDESILGGGILALDVEFARRFVLGLNTGVEVGEDINVSNIQISKARLLLGLGAAVKFTPKLDFTLEGIAKGPLDRLFEEVAENPVELLGGLRWKAENGLSLSGGFGAGLVYGAGAPRIRGLLKASYAGSTEAHKRKRQKMMEQKYGLPEQPAVEWAVFELKGKCPEKPEDFNPEIHDPSCPKYYELSQIASLSLSCPSQEEDFDPEKHDPACPKVYELRKDLSKEEYATVYVLAASDLANRCPEDPSQFNPEIHDQDCPKFFELRETVSLVSRCPATEEDFNPEIHDAGCPKVYSLSQDYEKSDIQAIYLLADADSDRDGIRDLEDRCPQSIGVAAFFGCPEVKIEFKEGQIIGTEIPITFAFGRSELSGEMARAFNEVAELLLNHPEIRKVRIEGHADSVGTDAMNRYISKRRADLVKDYLVSCGVESERIHTVGMGEEKPVAPNTTAEGRAQNRRATLLVIELIQQMPANVPVPSEVSTPPSPVQ, via the coding sequence ATGTCACCAACTTTAAAAGCCGGTCGACGCCTCATTTCCCTTCTCGTCTTTATCTTTGTATTGCTGGCCCCGATCTTTTCTTATGCCACAGCGACACGGTTTAGTGTCTTTCGTGCCTACCCGAGCGCCCTTCATAACGATTTTCAATTTATCTATGGCTCCCAAGGGCTTTTTCACCTGGAGTGGGAGGCAGGAACGCAATTGGATATTGCCTACCGTCCGATGGAGGGGTCGACGCGGACGATTATAGACACCGTTTTTACAGAGCATTTTTTTGCCGGGATCGGTCTCTTCGATTGGTTTTCTCTGGGGGCCGATCTCCCTATCGCCTGGTTTAATCGGTTTCAGCAACCGTCAGGGACAGGGGGATTCGAGAATGCGCTTGATATGGGAGATCTGAGGATCGATTTAAAATTCGAGATCCTTTCCCCCTATCGTTATCCGGTTGGGATCGCTGTTGTCCCTTTTATTCATTTGCCGACGGGCAATGCGCAAAACTTCGTTGGTGATGAATCGATTCTGGGTGGTGGTATCCTTGCCCTCGATGTCGAGTTCGCCCGTCGTTTCGTTCTTGGTCTTAATACGGGGGTAGAAGTTGGGGAAGATATTAATGTCAGCAATATTCAGATCAGCAAGGCGAGGCTTCTTTTGGGTCTTGGAGCAGCGGTGAAATTTACTCCTAAGCTTGATTTTACTCTGGAGGGAATCGCCAAGGGGCCATTGGACCGGTTGTTTGAGGAGGTGGCTGAAAATCCTGTTGAACTGCTGGGCGGACTTCGTTGGAAGGCGGAAAATGGACTCAGTCTCTCGGGGGGATTCGGAGCGGGGCTTGTTTATGGGGCCGGCGCTCCGCGAATCCGGGGGCTTTTAAAGGCCAGCTATGCAGGGTCTACAGAGGCTCATAAGAGAAAACGTCAAAAGATGATGGAGCAAAAATACGGTCTTCCGGAGCAGCCGGCTGTTGAATGGGCTGTCTTTGAGTTGAAGGGGAAATGCCCTGAAAAGCCAGAGGACTTTAATCCAGAAATTCACGATCCAAGTTGTCCAAAATATTATGAGTTAAGTCAGATTGCGTCTTTGAGTCTCTCTTGCCCAAGTCAGGAAGAGGATTTTGATCCGGAGAAACATGACCCTGCCTGTCCCAAGGTGTACGAACTCCGGAAAGATCTCTCAAAAGAGGAATATGCAACTGTCTACGTTTTGGCGGCATCAGACCTTGCCAATCGATGTCCTGAAGACCCATCGCAATTCAATCCCGAGATCCATGATCAGGACTGCCCGAAGTTTTTTGAGTTACGAGAAACGGTTTCGTTGGTCTCTCGGTGCCCTGCTACCGAGGAGGATTTCAATCCAGAAATCCACGATGCTGGTTGCCCGAAGGTTTATTCGTTGAGTCAGGACTATGAGAAAAGTGATATTCAGGCGATTTATTTGTTGGCGGATGCCGATTCCGATCGTGACGGTATTCGGGATCTAGAAGATCGTTGTCCTCAATCCATTGGCGTTGCCGCCTTCTTTGGTTGCCCTGAGGTCAAGATAGAATTTAAGGAGGGTCAGATTATCGGGACAGAGATTCCGATCACATTTGCCTTCGGAAGATCAGAACTGAGTGGGGAGATGGCGAGGGCCTTCAATGAAGTCGCCGAACTTCTCTTGAATCACCCTGAGATTCGGAAGGTTCGTATCGAGGGGCATGCCGATAGCGTCGGAACGGATGCAATGAACCGCTATATTTCGAAGAGGCGTGCCGACCTTGTGAAGGATTATCTCGTCTCTTGTGGGGTGGAATCAGAGAGAATCCATACAGTGGGGATGGGTGAAGAAAAACCGGTTGCACCGAATACCACTGCCGAAGGACGTGCGCAAAACCGCCGGGCGACACTCCTTGTCATCGAGCTTATTCAACAGATGCCGGCTAACGTACCTGTGCCAAGCGAGGTTTCGACACCTCCGTCACCGGTCCAGTAG
- the rdgB gene encoding RdgB/HAM1 family non-canonical purine NTP pyrophosphatase has protein sequence MKLIVATLNRGKFREISEFLRGLPLQLIPFWEFQQLEPVIEDQPTFQGNALKKARAVFGETGLPTLADDSGLVVDALGGRPGVFSARYAGEKASDAENLSKLLREMESIQEGERSAHFVCAMVLRLTDGREFFVEERCDGEIARKPGGVGGFGYDPIFFLPEFGKTMAEISPDLKNQISHRGKALQKMKKILVNPEASS, from the coding sequence TTGAAACTGATTGTTGCCACATTAAATCGGGGCAAATTCCGTGAGATCTCGGAGTTTCTTCGAGGGCTTCCTTTACAACTTATCCCGTTTTGGGAATTTCAACAGCTCGAACCGGTGATTGAAGATCAACCGACCTTTCAGGGGAATGCCTTGAAAAAGGCGCGGGCTGTCTTTGGAGAAACTGGTTTGCCTACGTTGGCCGATGACAGCGGATTGGTCGTTGATGCCTTGGGAGGGAGACCGGGTGTTTTTTCAGCACGTTATGCAGGAGAGAAGGCATCAGACGCTGAAAATCTTTCCAAACTTCTTCGCGAGATGGAATCTATTCAAGAAGGGGAGAGGTCAGCCCACTTTGTCTGTGCGATGGTCTTGAGGCTGACCGATGGTCGGGAATTTTTTGTTGAAGAAAGATGCGACGGTGAGATTGCAAGGAAACCTGGAGGGGTTGGAGGCTTCGGTTATGATCCGATCTTCTTTTTGCCGGAGTTTGGTAAGACAATGGCTGAAATCTCACCTGATCTTAAGAATCAGATCAGTCATCGTGGGAAGGCACTTCAAAAAATGAAAAAAATTCTCGTTAATCCTGAGGCGTCCAGCTAA
- a CDS encoding Ig-like domain-containing protein: protein MRAFSVLFGSSLVFLVACSAQIDIAGLTGDSSPPAITAQNPVDDATVAPNINRASITVDEEVNVSESSVTLVCAGTSISLGNLSFDSLTRVLSAALQQDLPLGASCTLTWNITDASDNPRTVVVTFNVSNALDATSPTVSSSEPSNGATGVSTNLATLTFTFSEAMDGTRCAPSNISCSPTLTFASCSYNSDNNSCTCTLSSSLTSDTSYTCTLSSQTDAAGNSVSGGNPSVTFTTGSTADTTSPTVSSFEPANNATGVATNLSSIKANFSETMNSGLCSTSNASCSPSITLSSCTYSSNSCSCAISGSLSASTTYTCTFSGQKDTAGNDLSGSASTSFTTAAAADTTAPTVSKAVPANGDLNQSICQPIYICFSETINSDQCTTANATYTPAASPEGSGSFSYCCVEGEAGCTTPKDPSCSGTVFEWGLDWPTICGNAARSGGSQTWNVRGNLSAPQQYTITIQNVKDPSGNTMTNSSVSWTPQD, encoded by the coding sequence ATGAGAGCTTTTTCTGTTTTGTTCGGTAGTAGTCTTGTTTTTCTTGTTGCCTGTTCAGCACAGATAGATATTGCGGGCCTCACCGGAGATTCATCCCCCCCCGCTATCACGGCACAAAACCCTGTAGATGACGCCACTGTCGCCCCTAACATCAACCGCGCTTCGATTACCGTCGATGAAGAAGTAAACGTCTCTGAAAGCAGCGTGACGCTTGTCTGTGCAGGAACATCGATTTCGCTCGGAAATTTGAGCTTCGACAGTTTGACTCGAGTACTCTCTGCAGCGCTCCAGCAAGACCTCCCTCTGGGGGCCAGTTGTACCCTGACCTGGAATATCACAGACGCCTCAGACAATCCCAGGACAGTCGTTGTCACATTTAACGTCAGCAATGCCCTGGATGCGACGAGTCCCACAGTCAGTTCTTCAGAACCCTCGAACGGGGCCACAGGGGTGAGTACCAATCTTGCGACTCTTACATTCACCTTTAGTGAGGCAATGGATGGAACTCGATGTGCCCCCTCGAATATCTCATGCAGTCCTACACTCACCTTTGCTTCCTGTAGCTATAATAGTGATAACAATAGCTGTACCTGCACCTTAAGCTCCTCCCTTACCAGTGATACAAGCTATACTTGTACCCTTTCGAGTCAGACCGATGCCGCCGGCAATTCGGTTTCCGGAGGGAATCCTAGCGTTACTTTTACAACAGGATCGACGGCCGATACGACAAGCCCCACGGTCTCATCGTTCGAACCGGCTAATAACGCTACCGGAGTGGCAACAAATCTCTCCTCGATCAAAGCCAATTTCAGTGAAACGATGAACTCGGGTCTATGCTCCACATCCAATGCATCCTGCTCCCCTTCCATCACGTTATCCTCCTGCACCTACAGCTCGAATAGTTGTTCCTGCGCGATCAGCGGCTCTCTGTCAGCAAGTACCACTTACACCTGCACCTTCTCAGGCCAGAAAGATACGGCGGGAAATGACCTCTCCGGCTCCGCCAGCACCAGTTTCACGACAGCTGCTGCGGCTGACACAACCGCACCAACTGTCAGTAAAGCTGTACCGGCAAATGGGGACCTCAATCAATCAATCTGCCAACCAATTTACATTTGCTTTAGTGAAACGATTAATTCCGATCAGTGTACCACCGCGAATGCCACCTACACCCCTGCCGCTTCGCCAGAGGGTTCTGGATCGTTCTCCTATTGCTGTGTGGAAGGAGAGGCTGGCTGTACCACCCCTAAAGACCCCAGCTGCAGCGGTACCGTGTTTGAGTGGGGGCTTGATTGGCCGACGATTTGTGGGAATGCAGCTAGATCCGGTGGAAGTCAAACCTGGAATGTCCGAGGGAACCTTTCGGCGCCGCAACAATACACCATCACGATTCAAAACGTAAAAGACCCCTCAGGGAACACAATGACCAACTCGTCCGTTAGCTGGACGCCTCAGGATTAA